The Ramlibacter pinisoli genome segment CCGAGCGAGGAAGCGCCGGGCATCAGCCTGTTCTACCGCGACGATGCGGGCACGGTGTTCCACACCTACTCGACGTACGGGCGCGGCGTCGAAGCCATGATGGGCACGTACGACCTGCTCGACCTGGCGCCCAAGGGACGCGACGAGCACAACCCGAACTACCCGATGGACTGGGTGCGCCACCACGACCGCTACGAGCCCGCATCTGCCGGCAAGGCGCAGGCGGTGGCCGCGTCGTCCTGTCACGCCACGGTCTGAGCAGAACGGCCGCGCGGAGCAAGCGCCATGACGTCGCTGTGGCCCTGGCTGGCAGTGGCCGGTTTCGGCGCGCTGCACGGGCTGAACCCGGCCGGCGGCTGGCTGCTCGCCGCCGCCTGGGGCCTGCACACGCGGGACCGGCGGCAGGCGCTGCGCGCCCTGCTGCCGATCGCCGCCGGGCACGTGGCGTCGGTCGGGCTGGTGGTGGCTGCGGTGGCGTCCGGCCTGGTGCCGGACCGGGGCGTGGTGCGGATGGCCGCCGGCGGCCTGCTGGTCGTCGCGGTGGCGCTGCACCTAGGCCATGGCTTGCCCAACCGACTGCGCGCTCCCGCAGGCCCTGCAGGCCTGGCGATCGGCTCGTTTCTGGCGGGCACGACACACGGCGCCGGGCTGGCGCTGGTTCCTGCCCTGCTGCCGCTGTGCCTGGGTCAGCCGTCGGCCGATGCCGGTGCGATCGACCTGCTAATGCCGGCGCTCGCGGCCACGGCCGTGCACCTGGCGGCCATGCTGGCCGTCACGGCCCTGGTGGCGACCGCGGTGGCGCGGCCATTGGCGGTCGTGGTTTGCCGGTTGGGTTGGGGGAAGAGGGAGAACCTCGTCATGTGGGGCATGCCCCCCGAGAGTCGTCATGCCGGGGTTGCCCCCGGAAAGTCGTCATGCCGGGGGTGACCCCTGAATGTCGTCATGCCGGGCTCGACCCGGCATCCATCTCCCGAACGATGCAGCGCCCGCACCGTGTTCAGGGGATGGATTGCGGGTCAAGCCCGCAATGACGTGGCAGGGGTCAAGCCCGCCGTGACGTGGGAGGGGTCAAGCCCGCCGTGACGTGGGAGGGATCAGTTCCGGAACGACGTGGGAGGAATCAAGCCCGCATCGCATGACGGCTCCCCCACGGCGCAGGCCGCAAGCACCGCATCGAGGAGCGGGCACGGCCTCCACCGCATGAAGCTCCGCTCCCACTCCCCCTCGTGGGAGAGGGTTGGGGTGAGGGGGTTCGCTGCCCGGGCAGTGTCGTCAGCGGGAGCGTGCCGGCGACCAGCCGGCGCGTCACCCAGTGACGATCAGCTGGTTCTCGACCGACTTCACGCCCTCGACCTTCCGGGCCGTGGCCTCGGCCTTCTGGCGCAGCTGCACGCTCTTGATCTCGCCGCGCAGGCGGACCACGCCCTGGGTGGTGTCGACGTTGATCTTCAGGGCGCTGAGCTCCGGGTCGGCGGCGAAAGCGGCCTTCAGCTTGGTGCCGATCGTCGCGTCGTCGACGGCCTGGCCGGTGCTGCGGGTCGGGCCGCCGGGCGATCCCGGCATGCCCGAACAGCCGGCCAGCGCGGCGGCGGTCATGGCGGCAATGAGCAGCTTTTGCATGTGCAGTCTCCTGTCTGGATGATGGATTGCCCTTTGGGGCAAGTCCAGTCTAGGAGGGCCGCCCACGCTCGGCTGTAGGAGCGTGGCGCAGGCTGGGCCGGGCGTCGGCCTGCGTCCGGGCGGCTAGAACTTGAGCTTCAGCAGCTTGGCGGCATTGCCGCCCACGATCTGCTCGCGCGCCTCGCGCGGCAGGCGCTTGACCTGCGCGACCATGCCCAGCGGGTCGTCGTCGCCCATGTCGTAGGGGTAGTCGGTGCCCAGCACCACGTGGTCGGCGCCGAAGCGGTCGATCAGCCGGCGCAGCATCTCGGGGTCGTGAGTGATCGTGTCGAAGTAGAACTTCTCCAGGTACGACGACGGCTTGCGCTTGATGACCGTGCGGGTGTCGGCGCGGGCACGCCAGGCGTGGTCCATGCGCGCCCAGTAGTGGGCGATGTAGCCGCCGCCGTGCGCCACCAGCACCTTCAGGCGCGGGTGCCGCGCCATGACGCCGTCGAAGATGAGGTGCGAGACCGCCACCGTCGAATCGAGCGGGTTGCCGATGACGTTGTTGAAGTAGTGGTTGGTCAGGCGGTCGGCCTGCGTCCAGCCCAGCGGGTGCATGAACAGCAGGATGCCCAGCTCCTCGCAGCGGGCAAAGAACTTGTCCAAGCCCAGGCTGGGATCGGTGAGGTTCTTGCCGTTGACGTTGGTGCAGATCTCCACGCCGCGCAGGCCGAGGTTCTTCACCGCGTGGTCGAGCTCGCG includes the following:
- a CDS encoding amidohydrolase family protein, whose amino-acid sequence is MFYTCSPACTDPTHDHGPRSAAATRAASAKASAAPRRTVARDRKGKAKVVDLHCHYLNPEVNARTAHLNAAQHDPTTVFANALTRETNVKQMATRAPKLTGVKERLRDMDRMGVDIQAVCPAPYHFFYFTEPDLGAQLAREVNEGIAKVVADTPDRFVGLGSVPLQDAQLAVRELDHAVKNLGLRGVEICTNVNGKNLTDPSLGLDKFFARCEELGILLFMHPLGWTQADRLTNHYFNNVIGNPLDSTVAVSHLIFDGVMARHPRLKVLVAHGGGYIAHYWARMDHAWRARADTRTVIKRKPSSYLEKFYFDTITHDPEMLRRLIDRFGADHVVLGTDYPYDMGDDDPLGMVAQVKRLPREAREQIVGGNAAKLLKLKF
- a CDS encoding BON domain-containing protein codes for the protein MQKLLIAAMTAAALAGCSGMPGSPGGPTRSTGQAVDDATIGTKLKAAFAADPELSALKINVDTTQGVVRLRGEIKSVQLRQKAEATARKVEGVKSVENQLIVTG